Proteins co-encoded in one Arachis stenosperma cultivar V10309 chromosome 7, arast.V10309.gnm1.PFL2, whole genome shotgun sequence genomic window:
- the LOC130939216 gene encoding UPF0481 protein At3g47200-like, translating to MENDVAIELEAMLEKAQPLFTTKSCCIYKVPHQIRQSSEDAYTPVLVSIGPLHHGNSRLVTMEGHEQFYCQHFIQRSEASLTDLVNCVQQLEPQIRACYSEKIDLTVDELVKVIFIDCCFVIELFLGGQWVINDVIPSKSWMITRVMQDLILLENQVRFFVFEKIYNLAFASRLNGGEFRSFMWVAVGRFSNHNKQGVLPPAGGSIAHFTDLLRYLYLPPSHRIPSKNPVPLVIGHSASELVEAGVKFTVNKPWHGIGILDLEFEHGILKIPHIVVHDSTEVLLRNIMTLELCHYPNDHYIADYVSFLTRLVNRDKDADVLIKAGIIRSTISGNDTSVAKLFKDVDKNFTMSNINANYLKICDDLKTYYKHPCHTKMATLRRDYFTTPCKTAASIAGIVLLLLTFVQTICSILQV from the coding sequence ATGGAGAATGATGTAGCTATAGAGCTTGAAGCAATGCTGGAGAAGGCACAACCTTTGTTTACAACCAAAAGCTGCTGCATCTATAAAGTGCCCCATCAAATCCGCCAATCAAGCGAAGATGCATACACCCCGGTGCTTGTTTCAATTGGCCCTCTGCATCACGGAAATTCTAGACTGGTAACCATGGAAGGGCACGAACAATTTTATTGTCAACATTTCATTCAAAGATCGGAGGCAAGTTTGACCGATTTGGTGAATTGCGTGCAACAGTTGGAACCACAAATTCGTGCATGTTACTCGGAGAAGATCGATCTCACAGTGGATGAATTGGTGAAAGTGATATTCATAGATTGTTGTTTCGTAATTGAGCTTTTCCTCGGAGGTCAGTGGGTGATAAATGATGTCATCCCTTCAAAATCTTGGATGATTACTCGGGTAATGCAAGATTTGATATTACTTGAGAATCAGGTTCGTTTTTTTGTCTTTGAGAAGATATACAATCTAGCTTTTGCTTCTCGTTTAAATGGCGGTGAATTCCGTTCATTCATGTGGGTTGCTGTTGGTAGGTTTTCAAATCACAACAAACAAGGAGTGTTACCACCGGCAGGTGGCAGTATAGCACACTTCACTGATCTGCTTAGATACTTGTACTTGCCACCATCTCATAGAATACCTTCAAAGAACCCTGTACCGTTAGTTATTGGTCACAGTGCATCTGAGTTAGTTGAAGCAGGAGTCAAGTTCACAGTAAATAAACCATGGCACGGCATTGGCATACTAGATTTGGAATTTGAACATGGTATTCTTAAAATCCCGCATATTGTAGTACATGATTCCACTGAAGTTTTGTTGAGGAACATTATGACTTTGGAGCTGTGCCACTATCCTAATGACCACTACATCGCTGACTACGTTAGCTTCCTTACTCGACTTGTCAACAGAGACAAGGATGCCGATGTCCTCATTAAAGCTGGAATAATTCGGAGTACGATAAGTGGTAATGATACTTCAGTGGCTAAGCTATTTAAGGATGTTGATAAAAATTTTACAATGTCAAATATCAATGCTAATTATCTCAAAATTTGTGATGATTTGAAAACTTATTACAAGCATCCTTGCCACACTAAAATGGCAACTCTCAGACGCGATTATTTTACCACTCCATGTAAGACAGCAGCTTCCATCGCTGGAATTGTATTACTCCTTCTTACTTTTGTTCAGACTATATGTTCTATTCTCCAAGTTTAA